The following are encoded in a window of Nibricoccus aquaticus genomic DNA:
- the metX gene encoding homoserine O-acetyltransferase MetX produces MNDAEIIDQPARTEPGEVGLVEPRDFVSIESFLFESGQSLAGFTLRYETYGRLNTAKDNVVIICHALSGDHHCAGIHSLTDRKPGWWNNLIGPGKAVDTNRFFVLCSNCLGGCQGSTGPSSINPATGRPYGVTFPFVTIRDMVRAQKRLLDSLGITSIYAVVGGSMGGMQAVQWGIEYPAFVRRVLAMATTARESAQGIGFNEVGRQAIMQDPGWNNGDYAKSGGPRVGLAIARMMAHITYVSDASMDRKFGRKTVKPKVSALDSMEGIPVAPVAQPASYTFDMQFEVESYLRYQGESFINRFDANTYLYITRAIDHFDLAAAYGSLEKAFEHVEAETLVVGFTSDWLFPPQQNRDISLALLRTGKRASYAELDTDLGHDSFLLESEELYALVRGFLT; encoded by the coding sequence ATGAATGACGCCGAAATCATCGATCAGCCCGCCCGCACCGAGCCCGGTGAAGTCGGCCTCGTCGAGCCGCGCGATTTCGTTTCCATCGAGTCGTTCCTTTTTGAAAGCGGCCAGAGCCTCGCGGGCTTCACGCTTCGCTACGAAACCTACGGACGCCTCAATACCGCGAAGGACAACGTCGTCATCATCTGCCATGCGCTCAGCGGCGACCATCACTGCGCGGGCATTCACTCGCTCACCGATCGCAAACCGGGTTGGTGGAACAACCTCATCGGTCCCGGCAAGGCCGTGGACACGAACCGATTCTTTGTCCTCTGCTCGAACTGCCTCGGCGGTTGCCAGGGCTCGACCGGCCCGTCGTCGATCAACCCCGCGACCGGGCGTCCCTACGGCGTGACATTCCCGTTTGTGACGATCCGGGACATGGTGCGCGCGCAGAAGCGCCTGCTCGATTCGCTCGGCATCACCTCGATCTACGCCGTTGTCGGCGGTTCGATGGGCGGCATGCAGGCCGTGCAGTGGGGAATCGAATACCCGGCATTTGTCCGCCGCGTCCTCGCTATGGCCACGACCGCTCGCGAGAGCGCTCAAGGCATCGGCTTCAACGAAGTCGGCCGCCAGGCCATCATGCAGGACCCGGGCTGGAACAACGGCGACTACGCGAAGAGCGGCGGCCCGCGCGTGGGCCTCGCGATCGCACGCATGATGGCGCACATCACGTACGTTTCGGACGCCAGCATGGATCGGAAATTTGGGCGGAAAACCGTGAAGCCCAAGGTCTCGGCCCTGGACTCGATGGAGGGGATTCCTGTCGCACCTGTTGCGCAGCCCGCGTCCTACACCTTCGACATGCAATTCGAGGTGGAGAGCTACCTGCGCTACCAAGGCGAGAGCTTCATCAATCGCTTCGACGCGAACACCTACCTCTACATTACGCGCGCGATCGATCACTTCGATCTGGCCGCCGCGTACGGTTCGCTCGAAAAGGCCTTCGAGCATGTTGAAGCCGAGACGCTGGTCGTGGGTTTCACGAGCGACTGGCTTTTCCCGCCGCAGCAAAACCGCGACATCTCGCTCGCATTACTGCGCACGGGCAAACGCGCCAGCTATGCCGAACTCGACACCGATCTCGGCCACGACTCGTTCCTCCTCGAATCAGAAGAACTCTACGCACTCGTGCGCGGGTTTCTGACCTGA
- the yidC gene encoding membrane protein insertase YidC — MDKKNTLIGVGFLLAAFAAFIITAKQTPPPVQPPATTQPVASNPSAPGPEGTTPAAPAPAAAVPVLTAAPANTTFAALAKQDETARVITLSNDFIEARLTDFGGAIKNVALKKYPAVKGKPEPFVINETHTDPMLAFTQDSFPGLGRSTRYEVVSQDATKVVFRAIWENRIEVTRTYSILPAGSPTDKADPYQLRHEIAFRNLTDQTVALPRFALSLGTAAPVNADDHGLYLATGYNTGSDIDFVKRSKLEASPFLSTFGMGSPTPLPLIETVAPVVWGSVENQFFASILTADQPGRGLTTRRVELPAFPGSPIAAIGVTGAVSIETPALAPGAESKLGFDFYTGPKEYSRLSNADIFKHDQDKVMQFGIFKWFSQALVSIMSTIHKWGISWGWSIVLTTLFLKIIFLPLTLSASKSAKRMQKIQPEMQALREKYKDNPRKMQEATMEIFKTHRVNPVGGCLPILITIPFFMGFFSMLQSTAELRFAEFLWASDLSMPDTVARIPLGFMTLPLNIFPILMGVTMIVQMRLTPQPSIDNAQAKMFKFMPYIFAIFCYNFSCALALYSTVNGLFTIGQQLIINRMKDEPLAPVPVAAKGGKGMKNVTPKK; from the coding sequence ATGGACAAGAAAAACACACTCATCGGCGTCGGCTTCCTGCTCGCCGCATTTGCCGCCTTCATCATCACCGCCAAGCAGACGCCGCCGCCGGTGCAGCCGCCTGCGACGACCCAGCCTGTGGCGAGCAACCCGTCTGCTCCCGGACCTGAAGGCACCACGCCTGCCGCTCCGGCACCTGCTGCGGCGGTTCCCGTGCTCACGGCGGCACCCGCGAACACGACGTTTGCCGCGCTGGCGAAACAGGATGAGACCGCCCGCGTCATCACGCTCTCCAACGACTTCATCGAGGCGCGCCTCACCGACTTCGGCGGCGCGATCAAGAACGTGGCGCTCAAGAAGTACCCCGCCGTTAAGGGCAAGCCTGAGCCTTTCGTGATCAACGAGACGCACACCGACCCGATGCTCGCGTTCACGCAGGATAGTTTCCCGGGCCTCGGCCGTTCTACCCGCTATGAAGTCGTTTCGCAGGATGCCACGAAGGTCGTCTTTCGCGCGATCTGGGAAAACCGCATCGAGGTCACGCGCACGTATTCGATCCTACCGGCCGGTTCGCCGACCGACAAAGCCGACCCTTACCAGCTCCGCCACGAGATCGCCTTTCGTAATCTCACAGACCAGACCGTGGCGCTCCCGCGTTTTGCGCTCAGCCTCGGCACGGCTGCTCCGGTCAATGCCGACGATCATGGTCTGTACCTGGCCACCGGGTACAACACCGGCAGCGACATCGATTTCGTTAAACGCTCAAAGCTCGAGGCCAGCCCGTTTTTGAGCACGTTCGGCATGGGCTCCCCGACGCCGCTTCCGTTGATCGAGACGGTCGCGCCGGTTGTGTGGGGCTCGGTGGAGAACCAGTTCTTCGCCAGCATCCTCACCGCCGACCAGCCTGGTCGCGGCTTGACTACGCGCCGCGTGGAACTGCCGGCCTTCCCTGGATCGCCCATCGCGGCCATCGGTGTGACTGGCGCGGTGAGCATCGAGACGCCAGCCCTGGCCCCCGGCGCGGAGTCGAAGCTCGGCTTTGATTTCTACACCGGGCCGAAGGAATACTCCCGTCTCTCCAACGCCGACATCTTCAAGCACGACCAGGACAAGGTCATGCAGTTCGGTATCTTCAAGTGGTTCAGCCAGGCCCTCGTCAGCATCATGTCCACCATTCACAAATGGGGCATTAGCTGGGGCTGGTCGATCGTGCTGACGACGCTCTTCCTCAAGATCATTTTCCTCCCGCTCACACTCTCGGCCTCCAAGTCGGCCAAGCGTATGCAGAAAATTCAACCCGAGATGCAGGCGCTGCGCGAGAAGTACAAAGACAACCCGCGCAAGATGCAGGAAGCCACGATGGAGATCTTCAAAACACATCGCGTGAATCCTGTCGGCGGCTGTCTCCCGATTCTCATCACGATTCCGTTTTTCATGGGGTTCTTCTCGATGCTCCAGAGCACCGCCGAGCTGCGGTTCGCGGAGTTCCTGTGGGCATCGGACCTCTCGATGCCTGACACCGTCGCCCGTATCCCGCTCGGCTTCATGACGCTTCCGCTGAACATTTTCCCGATTCTGATGGGTGTCACCATGATCGTCCAGATGCGCCTCACGCCGCAGCCCTCCATTGATAACGCGCAGGCGAAGATGTTTAAGTTCATGCCGTATATCTTCGCGATCTTCTGCTACAACTTCTCGTGCGCGTTGGCCCTCTACTCGACGGTCAACGGCCTCTTCACCATCGGCCAGCAGCTCATCATCAACCGCATGAAAGACGAGCCTCTGGCTCCCGTCCCAGTCGCGGCCAAGGGCGGCAAAGGCATGAAGAACGTCACGCCGAAGAAGTGA
- the yidD gene encoding membrane protein insertion efficiency factor YidD yields MTAPAKTSRANADSWSARFAAGLVSLPRRGLLALITIYQRTLSPVLPAVFGPACGCRFYPTCSRYAAKAVTAHGALRGAWLAAVRLLKCTPLHPGGLDPVPPPSSRKVASRRPACVRVVA; encoded by the coding sequence ATGACTGCTCCGGCCAAAACATCGCGTGCAAACGCTGACTCATGGTCCGCCCGTTTTGCGGCAGGCCTGGTTTCTCTCCCGCGCCGCGGGCTGCTCGCACTCATCACGATTTATCAGCGTACACTTTCGCCCGTTCTGCCGGCGGTGTTTGGTCCGGCGTGCGGCTGCCGCTTTTATCCGACCTGTTCGCGCTATGCGGCGAAGGCGGTCACCGCGCATGGAGCGCTGCGCGGCGCGTGGCTCGCGGCGGTGCGCCTCTTGAAATGCACGCCGTTGCACCCGGGCGGCCTTGATCCGGTGCCGCCGCCCTCGTCGCGTAAAGTCGCGTCACGCCGGCCGGCCTGCGTCCGCGTCGTCGCCTGA
- the rnpA gene encoding ribonuclease P protein component yields MRFRPEQHVRRQYDFRDAREKGRRLDCGGFTLWYYQRPAAPTTPLEPSLAAQVAHESRPIVGPRVGVIASTAAVGCAVERNRAKRRLREVFRHQQQLVPTDYDLLMVARHSLNGLEYTAIEKKFIDACRRLFPANA; encoded by the coding sequence ATGCGTTTCCGCCCCGAGCAACACGTGCGGCGGCAATACGATTTCCGTGACGCGCGTGAAAAAGGCCGCCGCCTTGATTGTGGCGGCTTTACGCTTTGGTATTACCAGCGTCCCGCTGCGCCGACCACGCCGTTGGAACCGTCTTTGGCTGCGCAAGTGGCGCATGAATCGCGTCCGATTGTCGGGCCTCGGGTGGGCGTGATCGCTTCCACCGCCGCCGTCGGTTGCGCCGTGGAGCGCAACCGCGCCAAGCGACGCCTGCGCGAAGTTTTTCGCCATCAGCAGCAGCTCGTGCCGACGGATTACGACCTTCTCATGGTGGCGCGTCACTCGCTCAACGGCCTTGAGTACACGGCCATTGAGAAAAAATTCATCGACGCGTGCCGTCGGCTGTTTCCTGCGAACGCGTGA
- the rpmH gene encoding 50S ribosomal protein L34 — protein MQPTFRPHRLKRARKIGYRARKATVGGRKVLANRRRKGRKRLTVV, from the coding sequence ATGCAACCGACATTCCGCCCACACCGCCTCAAGCGTGCCCGCAAGATTGGCTATCGCGCCCGCAAAGCCACCGTTGGTGGCCGCAAGGTTCTCGCCAACCGCCGCCGCAAGGGCCGCAAGCGCCTGACCGTCGTCTGA
- a CDS encoding FKBP-type peptidyl-prolyl cis-trans isomerase, whose product MRFLRWTLLCVALTAPLAVQAQREKLPPEDLQIVEKNWPDAKKTSTGLRSVVVKEGAGDLVKSGNLVSVIYKGQLLDGTVFDETKDPAKPFEFRVGRGQVIDGWEQGLQLMRLGEKRIIIVPFELGYGTRGDPPKIPKRATLVFEVEVVAIKK is encoded by the coding sequence ATGCGTTTTCTTAGATGGACCCTGTTGTGTGTCGCGCTGACTGCTCCGCTGGCCGTGCAGGCGCAGCGGGAGAAATTGCCGCCGGAGGATTTACAGATCGTCGAGAAGAACTGGCCGGATGCGAAGAAGACTTCGACGGGCCTGCGCTCGGTGGTCGTGAAAGAGGGGGCGGGCGATCTGGTGAAGTCGGGTAATCTGGTGAGCGTGATTTACAAAGGGCAGCTGCTGGACGGGACGGTTTTCGATGAGACAAAAGATCCGGCGAAGCCGTTCGAGTTTCGCGTCGGTCGGGGGCAGGTGATCGATGGGTGGGAGCAGGGGTTGCAGTTGATGCGGTTGGGCGAGAAGCGGATCATCATCGTGCCGTTCGAGCTGGGCTATGGAACGCGGGGCGATCCGCCAAAGATCCCGAAGCGGGCGACGCTGGTGTTCGAAGTCGAGGTGGTCGCGATTAAGAAATAA
- a CDS encoding alpha-L-arabinofuranosidase C-terminal domain-containing protein: protein MLFFNRVGVVALGVWAAGALMAEPVTVSVDAGAKGKAISRDLVGIFFEDINYAADGGLYAEMVQNRSFEYQATEQPNWGPMSFWEVVQRGEAKVMLMVDAADPLHANNPKYAVLKVDAVGEGAGIANAGFGGMALTGGEAYDVSLFAMHLHNGNRWGKTANDGDAFPLIVRFESADGENLGEAQLEAPMPKRTWKRLSATIMARRTEKAARLLVLATQPGGVAVDVVSVFPQKTFRGRKNGLRADLAQVIADLKPKFVRFPGGCLVHGNGLSNMYRWKDTIGPVEERREQENLWRYHQTAGLGYFEYFQFCEDIGAAPLPVVPAGVCCQNAAHSQGLGQKGLPMALMGAYVQEVLDLIEYANGPVTSVWGAKRAAAGHPEPFGLRYLGVGNEDRITPVFKERFEMIYKAVKAKHREIVLIGTVGPFHEGEDFEAGWKIADELGLAMVDEHYYVAPEWFLANTRRYDAYDRKKSKVYLGEWASRGNKFANALAEAAYLTGLERNADVVPLASYAPLLGKIGNTQWNPNLIYFSNTEVFPTVNYWVQQLFSVNSGDVWLEPVVSGGGAANAVGVDGKVGAVEWEKCGFAVSVVRDSASGDVIVKIVNAGAEARSVQVELKGVSARGLSREAVKTVLTGDPAAVNDAKTPRAVVPVTGKTAVVAAGGGDAEIAEAVAGYSLTVWRIPGKK from the coding sequence ATGTTGTTTTTTAATCGTGTCGGTGTGGTGGCGTTGGGCGTTTGGGCGGCTGGTGCGTTGATGGCGGAGCCGGTGACGGTGTCGGTCGATGCTGGCGCGAAGGGGAAGGCGATTAGCCGGGATCTCGTGGGGATTTTTTTCGAGGACATCAATTACGCGGCAGATGGCGGGCTCTACGCGGAGATGGTGCAGAACCGGTCGTTTGAATATCAGGCGACGGAGCAACCGAACTGGGGGCCGATGTCGTTTTGGGAAGTGGTGCAGCGTGGTGAGGCGAAGGTGATGTTGATGGTCGATGCGGCGGATCCGTTGCACGCGAACAATCCGAAGTATGCGGTGCTGAAAGTGGACGCGGTCGGTGAAGGCGCGGGGATCGCGAACGCGGGGTTTGGCGGGATGGCGCTTACGGGCGGTGAAGCTTATGATGTGTCGTTGTTCGCGATGCATCTTCACAACGGGAATCGCTGGGGGAAGACGGCGAATGACGGGGATGCGTTTCCGTTGATCGTGCGGTTCGAATCGGCGGACGGAGAGAATCTCGGTGAGGCGCAATTGGAGGCGCCGATGCCGAAGCGGACGTGGAAGCGATTGAGCGCGACGATCATGGCGAGGCGGACGGAGAAGGCGGCGCGGTTGCTGGTGCTGGCGACGCAGCCGGGCGGGGTGGCGGTGGATGTGGTTTCAGTTTTCCCGCAGAAGACGTTTCGCGGGAGGAAGAATGGGCTGCGGGCGGATCTGGCGCAGGTTATTGCGGACTTGAAGCCGAAGTTCGTGCGGTTTCCCGGCGGGTGTCTCGTGCATGGAAACGGGTTGAGCAATATGTACCGTTGGAAGGACACGATCGGGCCGGTGGAGGAGCGGCGCGAGCAGGAGAATTTGTGGCGTTATCACCAGACGGCGGGGCTGGGGTACTTTGAGTATTTTCAATTTTGCGAGGACATCGGGGCGGCGCCGCTGCCGGTGGTGCCCGCGGGCGTGTGCTGTCAGAATGCGGCGCATTCGCAGGGGCTCGGGCAGAAGGGTCTGCCGATGGCGTTGATGGGCGCGTATGTGCAGGAAGTGCTCGATCTCATCGAGTATGCGAACGGGCCGGTGACGTCGGTGTGGGGTGCGAAGCGGGCGGCGGCGGGGCATCCGGAGCCGTTTGGCTTAAGATATCTCGGCGTGGGAAATGAGGATCGGATCACGCCGGTGTTTAAGGAGCGCTTCGAGATGATCTACAAAGCGGTGAAGGCGAAGCATCGGGAGATTGTCTTGATCGGGACGGTCGGGCCGTTTCACGAAGGCGAGGATTTCGAGGCGGGGTGGAAGATCGCGGATGAACTCGGGCTGGCGATGGTGGACGAGCATTACTACGTCGCGCCGGAGTGGTTTCTCGCGAACACGCGGCGGTATGACGCGTATGACCGGAAGAAATCGAAGGTGTATCTCGGCGAGTGGGCGTCGCGTGGAAACAAGTTCGCGAATGCGCTGGCGGAGGCGGCGTATCTGACGGGGCTGGAGCGGAACGCGGATGTGGTCCCGCTGGCGTCGTATGCGCCGTTGCTGGGAAAGATCGGGAACACGCAGTGGAATCCGAATCTGATCTATTTTTCGAATACGGAGGTTTTCCCGACGGTGAATTATTGGGTGCAGCAGTTGTTCAGCGTGAACTCGGGCGATGTGTGGCTGGAACCGGTGGTTTCGGGTGGCGGGGCGGCGAATGCGGTGGGCGTGGACGGAAAAGTCGGAGCGGTGGAGTGGGAGAAGTGTGGGTTTGCGGTGTCGGTGGTGAGAGACAGTGCGAGCGGTGATGTGATTGTGAAGATCGTGAATGCGGGGGCGGAGGCGCGGAGTGTGCAGGTGGAGTTGAAGGGCGTGAGCGCGAGAGGACTGTCGCGTGAAGCGGTGAAGACGGTGCTGACGGGCGATCCGGCGGCGGTGAATGATGCGAAGACGCCGCGGGCGGTGGTGCCGGTGACGGGAAAGACCGCGGTCGTGGCGGCGGGCGGTGGTGATGCGGAGATCGCGGAGGCTGTGGCGGGGTATTCGCTGACGGTGTGGAGGATTCCGGGGAAGAAGTAG
- a CDS encoding flavin reductase family protein, protein MRIDLTTIPTRDAYAWMTGTILPRPIAWVSTISAEGKTNLAPFSFFQGVTSAPPTLMFVPVNLRDGSKKDTVRNIEATGEFVVNLVSYAQAEAMNKCAALLPYGESEFEKFGIASVAAEKVKPLRVAGAPVSFECRLHSITRIGEGPAAANVVFGLIQVMHVDDAVIGADGKVDPVKLDLVARLGGEAYSRMGEIFSLKRPDR, encoded by the coding sequence ATGCGCATCGATCTGACGACGATTCCTACTCGCGACGCTTATGCCTGGATGACCGGCACGATTTTGCCCCGACCGATTGCGTGGGTTTCAACGATCTCGGCGGAGGGAAAAACGAATCTGGCGCCGTTTAGTTTTTTCCAGGGGGTGACCTCGGCACCGCCGACGTTGATGTTTGTGCCGGTGAATCTGCGCGACGGGTCGAAGAAGGATACCGTGCGGAATATCGAGGCGACGGGGGAGTTTGTGGTGAACCTCGTTTCGTACGCGCAGGCGGAGGCGATGAATAAGTGCGCAGCGTTGCTGCCGTATGGGGAGAGCGAGTTTGAGAAATTCGGAATCGCGTCGGTCGCGGCGGAGAAGGTGAAGCCGTTGCGCGTGGCGGGGGCGCCGGTGAGTTTTGAGTGTCGGCTGCATTCGATCACGCGGATCGGTGAGGGGCCGGCGGCGGCGAATGTGGTGTTTGGGTTGATCCAGGTGATGCACGTGGATGACGCGGTGATCGGAGCGGACGGGAAGGTCGATCCGGTGAAGCTTGATCTGGTGGCGCGGCTGGGGGGCGAGGCGTACTCGCGGATGGGGGAGATTTTTTCGCTGAAACGCCCCGATCGGTGA
- a CDS encoding aldo/keto reductase, with protein sequence MNTRVFGKTGKSVGEIGLGTWQLGANWGEVTDEVALATLRAAYAAGVTFYDTADVYGDGRSERLIGTFLKEIGAAKASGLFVATKLGRRGDPGWPENFTRAAVRKHTEDSLSRIGVDALDLTQFHCVPPEVLKRGELFGWLDELKAEGKIKAYGASVEAMDEALWCTEQPGCAALQIIFNVFRQKPIATLFEAAKKKNVALIVRLPLASGLLGGKMTAASKFDATDHRNFNRDGQAFNVGETFAGLPFAKGVELADKLKAQVPAGWSMADWTLRWILDFDAVSVIIPGAKNPAQATGNTRAASLPKLSAEQHGALVEFYTREVAAFIRGPY encoded by the coding sequence ATGAATACGCGTGTTTTTGGGAAGACGGGAAAAAGTGTCGGTGAAATCGGGCTGGGGACGTGGCAGCTGGGGGCAAACTGGGGCGAGGTGACGGATGAGGTGGCGCTGGCGACGTTGCGGGCGGCGTATGCGGCGGGGGTGACGTTTTATGATACCGCCGATGTTTATGGCGATGGGCGGAGCGAGCGGCTGATCGGAACGTTTTTGAAGGAGATCGGTGCGGCGAAGGCGTCGGGTTTGTTTGTGGCGACGAAGCTCGGGCGGCGGGGCGATCCGGGCTGGCCGGAGAATTTCACGCGTGCGGCGGTGCGGAAGCACACGGAGGATTCGTTGAGCAGGATCGGCGTGGATGCGCTCGATCTGACGCAGTTTCACTGTGTGCCGCCAGAGGTGCTGAAGCGCGGGGAGTTGTTTGGGTGGCTCGACGAGCTCAAGGCGGAGGGGAAAATCAAGGCGTACGGTGCGAGCGTGGAGGCGATGGACGAGGCGTTGTGGTGCACGGAGCAGCCGGGGTGCGCGGCGTTGCAGATCATCTTTAATGTGTTTCGTCAGAAACCGATCGCGACGCTGTTCGAGGCTGCGAAAAAGAAGAACGTGGCGCTGATCGTGCGGCTGCCGCTGGCGAGCGGGTTGCTCGGCGGGAAGATGACGGCGGCGAGCAAGTTCGACGCGACGGATCACCGGAATTTCAATCGGGATGGGCAGGCGTTTAATGTCGGCGAAACGTTCGCGGGTCTGCCGTTCGCGAAGGGCGTGGAGCTGGCGGACAAGTTGAAGGCGCAGGTGCCGGCGGGCTGGTCGATGGCGGACTGGACGTTGCGGTGGATTTTGGATTTCGACGCGGTGAGCGTGATCATTCCCGGTGCGAAGAATCCGGCGCAGGCGACGGGCAACACGCGGGCGGCGTCACTGCCGAAGTTGAGCGCGGAGCAGCATGGGGCGCTAGTGGAGTTTTATACGCGCGAGGTGGCGGCGTTTATTCGCGGGCCGTATTGA
- a CDS encoding protein-disulfide reductase DsbD family protein — translation MPFPLRRLSSLTAFFLIALGFTAALTAPTAAHAQVKATLVAAESSIQPGRAFTVALRLQHEPHWHTYWIYPGTGVPTELTWQLPPGWTAGDIEWPTPHVVKDGSGNIAGNGYEDDTLLPVTITPPADLKPGETITLKAKAEWLMCKEVCKPGSADVSLTLPISADKPKNNDALRAAFAAIPTPAPADGFNLTATRSGKTITLTIAGPRAASLKNPHAFTSDALVQYDLPQPAKTSGDQIVLTLPVSPSYDGKGEKLTGILAYTNDSNSTRGLILDVSITNNTAAAAGTSAAGSSTAGTTSSSAGSLAGTLALAFVGGLILNLMPCVFPVLGIKILGFVNQAGSDRRKVTIHGIAFTAGVLASFWTLAGALAALRAGGSQLGWGFQLQSPLFVFILAAVMLVFALSLSGVFEFGLRATGVGANLQSKSGYSGSFFTGILATVVATPCSAPFLAPALGAALALPVIESFAVFTAIAIGLSLPYLLLSIFPAAIKVLPRPGMWMETFKQFMAFPLYATVAFLIWVLAGQSSKEGQEYTLLYVLLGLTLIALGTWWYGRYNAPGAKPARARLGLIGGLVLFAAGAALGWPRAAAPTDLVWQKWSPEAVAKLQAEGKTAYVDFTARWCFTCQTNKAAVFGSSDVKKLIHDKSIVLLKADWTNQDPQITAELAKYNRSAVPFNLIYKPASPEPEILPELLTPGIVLNALKG, via the coding sequence ATGCCGTTCCCGCTCCGCCGCCTCTCCTCGCTCACCGCCTTCTTCCTGATCGCCCTCGGATTCACCGCAGCGCTCACGGCTCCAACTGCCGCCCACGCCCAGGTCAAAGCTACCCTCGTCGCCGCCGAGTCATCCATCCAGCCCGGCCGTGCCTTCACCGTCGCGCTCCGCCTCCAGCACGAACCGCACTGGCACACCTACTGGATCTATCCCGGCACCGGCGTCCCCACCGAGCTCACCTGGCAGCTCCCGCCCGGCTGGACCGCTGGCGACATCGAATGGCCCACGCCCCACGTCGTCAAAGACGGCTCCGGCAACATCGCGGGCAACGGCTACGAAGACGACACGCTCCTCCCTGTCACGATCACGCCGCCCGCCGATCTCAAGCCCGGCGAAACCATCACGCTCAAGGCCAAAGCCGAATGGCTCATGTGCAAAGAGGTCTGCAAACCCGGCAGCGCCGACGTCTCACTTACGCTCCCCATCTCTGCCGATAAGCCAAAGAACAACGACGCCCTCCGCGCCGCCTTCGCCGCCATCCCCACGCCCGCTCCCGCCGACGGCTTTAACCTCACCGCCACGCGCTCCGGCAAAACCATCACGCTCACCATCGCCGGTCCCCGCGCCGCTTCGCTGAAAAATCCCCACGCCTTCACGAGCGACGCCCTCGTCCAATACGACCTCCCCCAACCCGCCAAAACCTCCGGCGACCAGATCGTTCTCACACTCCCCGTTTCTCCATCCTACGACGGCAAAGGCGAAAAACTCACCGGCATCCTCGCCTACACCAACGACTCCAACTCCACCCGCGGCCTCATCCTCGACGTCTCGATCACCAACAACACCGCAGCAGCAGCCGGCACTTCTGCCGCCGGCTCCTCCACCGCAGGAACAACGTCCTCATCCGCTGGCAGCCTCGCCGGCACGCTAGCCCTCGCCTTCGTCGGCGGCCTCATCCTCAACCTCATGCCCTGCGTCTTCCCCGTGCTCGGCATCAAGATCCTCGGTTTCGTCAACCAGGCCGGCTCTGACCGCCGCAAAGTCACGATCCACGGCATCGCCTTCACCGCCGGCGTCCTCGCCTCGTTCTGGACACTTGCCGGCGCCCTCGCCGCCCTCCGCGCCGGCGGCTCACAACTCGGCTGGGGCTTCCAACTCCAGTCGCCGCTCTTCGTCTTCATCCTCGCCGCCGTCATGCTCGTCTTCGCCCTCAGCCTGAGCGGCGTGTTCGAATTCGGCCTTCGTGCCACCGGCGTCGGCGCCAACCTGCAGTCGAAGTCCGGATACAGCGGCTCCTTCTTCACCGGCATCCTCGCCACCGTCGTCGCCACCCCGTGCAGCGCGCCTTTCCTCGCGCCCGCCCTTGGTGCCGCGCTCGCACTCCCCGTCATCGAGTCCTTCGCCGTTTTCACCGCCATCGCGATCGGCCTTTCGCTTCCCTACCTGCTGCTCTCGATCTTCCCAGCCGCCATCAAAGTCCTCCCACGCCCCGGCATGTGGATGGAAACGTTTAAGCAGTTCATGGCGTTCCCGCTCTACGCCACCGTCGCCTTCCTGATCTGGGTGCTCGCCGGACAAAGCAGCAAAGAAGGCCAGGAATACACGCTCCTCTACGTCCTCCTCGGCCTAACCTTGATCGCCCTCGGCACCTGGTGGTACGGCCGCTACAACGCCCCCGGCGCCAAACCCGCCCGCGCCCGCCTCGGCCTGATCGGCGGACTCGTCCTCTTCGCCGCCGGCGCCGCCCTCGGTTGGCCCCGCGCCGCCGCCCCAACCGATCTCGTCTGGCAAAAATGGAGCCCCGAAGCCGTCGCCAAACTCCAGGCCGAGGGAAAAACCGCCTACGTCGATTTCACCGCCCGCTGGTGCTTCACCTGCCAGACCAACAAAGCCGCCGTCTTCGGCTCCTCCGACGTCAAGAAACTGATACACGACAAATCCATCGTCCTCCTCAAAGCTGACTGGACCAACCAGGACCCGCAAATCACCGCCGAGCTCGCGAAGTACAACCGCAGCGCCGTCCCCTTTAATCTCATCTACAAGCCCGCGTCGCCCGAGCCCGAGATTTTGCCCGAGCTCCTCACCCCCGGCATCGTCCTCAACGCGCTGAAGGGCTGA
- a CDS encoding glycine zipper domain-containing protein encodes MKNHLDTARSSTDLVAELKALLAEAETIVSGSVTEYSADALETLRERFGAMQERLASTCESAKKKVVAGAKYTDEAIRANPYQSLAIAAGVGLLVGVLLGRNSSK; translated from the coding sequence ATGAAAAACCACCTCGATACCGCACGCTCCTCCACTGATCTCGTTGCCGAACTGAAAGCCCTTCTCGCCGAGGCGGAGACGATCGTGAGCGGATCCGTAACCGAATACTCGGCCGATGCTCTCGAAACGCTGCGCGAACGTTTCGGTGCCATGCAGGAACGCCTCGCGAGCACCTGCGAAAGCGCGAAGAAAAAAGTGGTCGCTGGAGCGAAATACACCGACGAGGCCATCCGCGCGAATCCCTATCAATCCCTGGCGATCGCAGCGGGCGTGGGCCTGCTCGTCGGTGTGTTGCTGGGCCGCAATAGCAGCAAGTAA